In Oscillatoria acuminata PCC 6304, a single window of DNA contains:
- a CDS encoding hybrid sensor histidine kinase/response regulator translates to MTVILHHYEFLDILHSGARTVIYRAQNPVDGSRAIVKTLKSEYPTLADITRLRHEYQILENLEINSIIRPLGLEPYKNGWALFLEDGGAISLSEWMESNSLSMLKFLEIATALVDALGELHKQNIIHKDIKPQNIIINPLTETVQLIDFSIASRLERENPTLSHPDLLEGTLAYMSPEQTGRMNRSVDYRSDFYSLGVTFYELLTGQLPFTSNDPLELVHRHIAKTPIPPHQINPEIPEAISAVIMKLLAKTAEDRYQSAAGLKFDLKTCQIQLQNLGEITQFIPGHADKAGQLTIPQKLYGRDAEIATLLKTFERVANGNTEVMLVSGYSGIGKTVLVAEVHKPIVRQRGYFISGKFDQFKRNVPFASLIQAFKSLILQLLTERDAQIQIWRERLASALGNNGQVIIEVIPEVELIIGKQPAVPELGATESQNRFSRVFKQFISVFTTKEHPLVLFLDDLQWADSASLKLIELLVSDRESQYFLLLGAYRDNEVSPIHPTIQAIERIEKAGTTLNNLVLQPLTLTQVEEVIADTLQEAVQSKPLAELLFNKTGGNPFFLTQLLKALYQEELLCYDLQSGMWQWNLAQIQAIGITDYNVVELIARNIRKLSEATQQILKLAACIGNTFNLEVLAIVREESTSVTAVQLWSALQQGLILPLSNEYKIPLVFNQEEAQGIVLTDVKVDYKFLHDKVQQAAYSLIPEEEKKQTHLKIGQLLLKNTTAEERKENIFALVNQLNYGIDLLQSEADRDELAALNLIAGQKAKAATAYESAVKYLNVGLALLGEDSWERQYELTFTLHLEAAESEFITTNFERSQFLSDILLAQAKTLLEKVKVYELKIQFDISKNQLRAAIETGISVLEMFGVRLEQTPHQGLVIDNLADLPVMTDPDKIAAMQILNTILAAAYLGHTAMFPVIISTMINLSIQYGQSAHAAYAYTFYGGLLCGGFDDIDSGYRFGKQGVYLLEQFAAKSVQSKIFAVFNALVRHWKEPLRKGLKDFNVGIQSGLEVGDIEFACHNAAAYCNYLFFSGEYLEKVVEQEVKYTKFSQKLKQNFDIYYIKVYYQLVEALRAKNADKFCVSGAISELKKILPSMEESQNETLLYCYYVSEVILFYLFKDYQQTVVSANLASNHAQGGVGLIYSVAYNFYHSLALLGLYPTAPPQEQAAYVREVTANQEKMANWAYHCPENFQHKYELVEAEKARVLGQKEQATDYYEQGIQGAKEQGYLQDEALGNELAAEFHLSLGRKKIAKTYLTDAYYGYIRWGAKAKVQDLEERYPELLDTVLNPSPAVQTGEAIATITHETIPGTSMIDPSLLDMASVIKASQAISGEILLPNLLEKLMKILIENAGAQKGALILAHGGKWVIEAQGSPEGVQVMQSVPLHQSNEVAIAAVEYVTRTQKDVILKDASTDEIFGSDAYIVEQHPKSLLCLPILYQGQLSAILYLENNLIAGAFTPRRVEVLKLLSSQSAIALENATLYHSLEQKVQARTQELKTKNDRLEIEIQERQRAEEAADTANRAKSQFLASMSHELRTPLNGILGYAQILNRDKTLSQTQKSGVKIIHKCGEHLLTLINDVLDLSKIEAGKMELQPKEFHLPEFLQSISDICRVRAESKGISLVYEPSSHLPLGVCADEKRLRQVLINLLGNAVKFTEKGGVTFKVEAFPSPTLDPAHPLIILRFLVQDTGIGIEPEQISSIFLPFEQVNGTVRQTEGTGLGLAISSQLVEMMGSSIHLESEVGKGSQFWFEVALPRVENCPGELKESPKMIRGFVGAPRKILVVDDRWENRSVLVNLLTPLGFQVQEAIDGQDCLNQVSSFQPDCIIIDLVMPVMDGFEAMRRIRKIPEVKNVVAIGTSASIFSDQEKSCLNIGCNDFLLKPIRDEQLLSCLRNHLDLEWIYEEQAVEHPESSLFPASIPPQLSEAIAPSPDELAILFDLAMKGELVTIQERVERLVDGDRRYAPFANQVIHLAKTFAEEELLACVQGYMEAGQ, encoded by the coding sequence ATGACTGTAATATTGCATCACTATGAATTCCTGGATATTTTACATTCAGGAGCCAGAACAGTCATTTATCGTGCTCAAAACCCGGTCGATGGCTCCCGGGCGATCGTTAAAACCCTCAAGTCTGAATACCCAACCCTGGCTGATATCACCCGCCTACGCCATGAATATCAAATTTTAGAAAACCTTGAGATTAATAGCATTATTCGACCCCTGGGATTAGAACCTTATAAAAATGGCTGGGCACTTTTTCTAGAAGATGGGGGAGCCATTTCATTAAGTGAATGGATGGAGTCTAACTCCCTTTCTATGCTTAAATTTTTGGAAATAGCCACGGCCCTTGTCGATGCCCTCGGTGAACTCCATAAACAGAATATTATTCATAAAGATATCAAGCCTCAAAATATTATTATCAATCCCCTCACGGAAACGGTTCAACTGATTGATTTCAGCATCGCTTCACGGCTCGAACGAGAAAATCCTACCCTCAGTCATCCCGACTTGCTAGAAGGCACTCTCGCCTATATGTCCCCCGAACAAACTGGGAGAATGAACCGTTCTGTAGACTACCGGAGTGATTTTTACTCCCTGGGGGTGACCTTTTATGAACTGTTGACAGGACAGCTTCCCTTTACCAGTAACGACCCCTTAGAACTGGTTCATCGTCATATTGCAAAAACACCGATTCCCCCCCATCAAATTAATCCGGAAATTCCCGAAGCGATTTCTGCGGTGATCATGAAATTGCTGGCAAAAACTGCCGAAGACCGTTATCAAAGTGCTGCCGGATTAAAATTTGACCTGAAAACCTGCCAGATTCAACTCCAAAACCTTGGGGAAATTACCCAGTTTATTCCCGGTCATGCGGACAAGGCGGGACAATTGACCATCCCTCAAAAGCTCTATGGACGCGATGCAGAAATAGCTACTCTGCTCAAAACTTTTGAGCGAGTTGCTAATGGCAACACTGAAGTTATGCTCGTTTCCGGGTATTCTGGCATTGGTAAAACTGTTTTAGTGGCGGAAGTTCACAAACCGATTGTTCGACAACGGGGCTATTTTATTAGCGGTAAATTTGACCAATTTAAGCGCAATGTACCCTTTGCCTCTCTGATTCAAGCCTTCAAGTCCTTAATCCTGCAACTCCTCACGGAACGAGATGCTCAAATTCAGATTTGGCGAGAAAGATTAGCCTCGGCATTAGGAAATAATGGTCAAGTGATTATCGAGGTGATTCCCGAAGTGGAATTAATTATCGGGAAACAGCCTGCTGTTCCAGAACTGGGGGCGACTGAATCTCAGAACCGCTTCAGTCGGGTTTTTAAACAATTTATTAGCGTTTTTACGACAAAAGAACACCCCTTAGTTTTGTTTTTGGATGATTTGCAGTGGGCCGATTCTGCCTCGTTAAAATTGATTGAGTTACTCGTGAGCGATCGCGAGAGTCAGTATTTTTTATTGCTAGGGGCCTATCGCGATAACGAAGTCTCTCCCATACATCCAACGATTCAGGCGATCGAAAGAATCGAAAAAGCCGGGACGACCCTGAATAATTTGGTCCTCCAACCCTTAACGCTGACTCAGGTGGAAGAAGTCATTGCCGATACTTTACAAGAAGCAGTCCAGTCAAAGCCTCTGGCGGAACTGCTGTTTAATAAAACTGGGGGAAATCCATTTTTCTTAACTCAACTTTTAAAAGCGCTCTATCAGGAAGAGTTGCTCTGCTATGACTTACAATCAGGAATGTGGCAATGGAATCTCGCCCAAATTCAGGCGATCGGGATTACCGATTATAACGTGGTGGAACTGATTGCTCGAAATATTCGCAAACTGTCAGAAGCCACTCAACAAATTTTAAAACTCGCTGCTTGTATTGGCAATACTTTTAATTTAGAGGTCCTGGCGATCGTGCGGGAGGAATCTACCTCTGTGACGGCGGTGCAATTGTGGTCCGCCCTTCAGCAGGGTTTGATTTTGCCCCTAAGCAATGAGTATAAAATTCCCCTGGTGTTTAATCAAGAAGAAGCGCAGGGGATTGTCTTAACCGATGTTAAGGTTGATTATAAATTTTTACATGATAAAGTCCAGCAAGCGGCCTATTCTCTGATTCCTGAAGAGGAGAAAAAACAAACCCACCTAAAAATTGGGCAATTGCTGCTGAAAAACACCACAGCCGAAGAACGAAAAGAAAATATATTTGCTTTAGTTAACCAACTGAATTACGGGATAGATTTACTCCAGTCCGAGGCAGATCGGGATGAATTGGCCGCTTTGAACTTGATTGCGGGACAGAAAGCCAAAGCTGCTACGGCTTATGAGTCGGCAGTTAAATATTTGAATGTCGGGTTAGCCCTGTTGGGGGAAGATAGCTGGGAACGTCAGTATGAGCTAACATTTACCCTGCATTTAGAAGCGGCAGAGTCAGAATTTATAACCACCAACTTCGAGCGATCGCAATTCCTATCGGATATTCTCCTAGCCCAAGCCAAAACCCTTCTCGAAAAAGTTAAAGTCTATGAATTGAAAATTCAATTTGATATTTCTAAAAATCAACTCAGGGCAGCGATCGAGACGGGAATCAGCGTTTTAGAAATGTTCGGAGTTCGCTTGGAGCAAACACCCCATCAAGGGCTGGTCATTGATAATTTAGCAGACTTGCCCGTCATGACCGACCCAGATAAAATCGCCGCAATGCAAATATTAAATACTATTTTGGCGGCGGCTTATCTAGGACATACGGCGATGTTTCCCGTGATCATCTCTACCATGATCAATTTATCCATTCAATATGGACAGTCGGCTCATGCTGCCTACGCCTATACTTTTTACGGCGGGCTGCTCTGTGGTGGATTTGACGATATCGATTCGGGTTATCGATTTGGGAAACAGGGAGTTTATTTGCTGGAACAATTTGCAGCAAAATCCGTTCAGTCCAAAATATTTGCCGTATTTAACGCCCTAGTTCGACATTGGAAAGAACCCCTTCGGAAAGGTCTTAAAGATTTTAATGTGGGCATTCAAAGTGGCCTAGAAGTGGGAGATATAGAATTTGCCTGTCATAATGCTGCTGCTTATTGTAACTATTTATTTTTTAGTGGAGAATATTTAGAAAAAGTAGTGGAACAAGAAGTTAAATATACGAAATTCTCTCAAAAGTTGAAGCAAAATTTTGATATTTACTATATTAAAGTTTACTATCAACTGGTTGAAGCCCTCCGAGCAAAAAATGCCGATAAGTTTTGCGTAAGTGGAGCGATTTCTGAGCTTAAAAAAATCCTTCCTAGCATGGAAGAATCCCAAAACGAAACTTTATTGTATTGTTACTATGTTTCAGAAGTTATTTTATTTTACTTATTCAAAGATTATCAACAGACCGTAGTCAGTGCAAATCTAGCCTCAAACCATGCCCAAGGGGGGGTCGGTTTGATATATAGCGTTGCCTATAACTTCTACCATTCTCTAGCCCTGTTAGGCTTGTATCCTACCGCGCCACCCCAGGAACAAGCTGCCTACGTGAGGGAGGTTACCGCGAATCAGGAAAAAATGGCAAATTGGGCCTACCATTGTCCGGAAAATTTTCAGCATAAATATGAATTAGTCGAGGCAGAAAAAGCCAGGGTATTAGGGCAAAAAGAACAGGCAACGGATTATTATGAGCAAGGAATTCAAGGGGCAAAAGAGCAAGGGTATCTTCAGGACGAAGCATTAGGCAATGAACTCGCTGCTGAATTTCATCTGTCCCTGGGGCGGAAGAAAATTGCTAAAACTTATCTGACCGATGCTTACTATGGTTATATCCGTTGGGGTGCAAAAGCCAAGGTTCAGGACTTAGAAGAACGTTATCCTGAATTATTGGATACGGTGTTAAACCCGTCTCCCGCAGTCCAAACCGGGGAAGCGATCGCCACAATTACCCATGAAACCATCCCGGGGACCAGCATGATTGACCCAAGCCTTTTGGATATGGCATCGGTAATCAAAGCCTCCCAAGCAATTTCTGGTGAAATTCTGCTGCCCAACTTGTTGGAAAAGTTGATGAAGATTTTAATCGAAAATGCTGGAGCTCAAAAAGGTGCATTAATCCTTGCTCACGGGGGGAAATGGGTAATAGAAGCTCAGGGGAGTCCAGAGGGTGTGCAGGTGATGCAATCGGTTCCCCTTCATCAGAGTAATGAGGTGGCGATCGCCGCTGTGGAATATGTCACCCGCACCCAAAAAGATGTCATTCTCAAAGATGCCAGTACCGACGAGATTTTTGGGAGTGATGCCTATATTGTTGAACAACACCCAAAATCGTTACTCTGTTTACCGATTCTCTATCAAGGCCAACTCAGCGCTATTCTTTATTTAGAAAATAATCTGATTGCGGGGGCTTTTACCCCGAGGCGAGTTGAAGTGCTCAAGCTGTTATCAAGCCAATCGGCGATCGCCTTGGAAAATGCCACCCTCTACCATAGCTTAGAACAGAAAGTTCAAGCCCGAACCCAGGAATTAAAAACCAAAAATGACCGCTTAGAAATCGAAATCCAAGAACGACAACGGGCTGAAGAAGCTGCCGATACAGCGAATCGGGCCAAGAGTCAATTCCTCGCCAGCATGAGTCATGAACTGCGAACTCCCCTCAATGGAATTTTAGGCTATGCCCAAATTCTCAACCGAGACAAAACCCTCAGTCAAACTCAGAAAAGCGGGGTGAAAATTATTCACAAGTGCGGCGAACACTTGCTCACTCTGATTAACGATGTCTTAGATTTGTCGAAAATAGAAGCGGGAAAAATGGAATTGCAGCCTAAAGAGTTCCATTTGCCGGAGTTTTTACAAAGCATTTCCGACATCTGTCGGGTGCGCGCCGAGAGTAAAGGGATTTCCCTCGTTTATGAACCCTCCTCTCATCTGCCTTTAGGTGTTTGTGCCGATGAAAAACGCTTGCGCCAAGTCTTAATTAACTTACTCGGTAACGCGGTCAAATTTACCGAAAAGGGTGGAGTCACCTTTAAAGTTGAAGCGTTCCCCTCGCCGACCCTCGATCCCGCTCATCCTCTGATTATCCTGCGATTTCTAGTCCAGGATACGGGAATTGGGATTGAACCGGAACAAATCTCCAGCATCTTTTTACCCTTTGAACAGGTAAATGGGACCGTTCGTCAAACGGAAGGGACGGGATTGGGACTGGCGATTAGTTCTCAATTAGTCGAAATGATGGGGAGTTCGATTCATCTGGAAAGTGAGGTGGGAAAGGGGAGTCAGTTTTGGTTTGAAGTCGCATTACCTAGGGTAGAAAATTGCCCCGGGGAACTCAAAGAATCGCCAAAAATGATTCGAGGATTTGTGGGTGCACCTCGGAAAATTCTGGTGGTGGATGACCGATGGGAAAATCGCTCGGTTTTGGTGAATTTACTGACTCCCCTCGGATTTCAAGTCCAAGAAGCAATCGATGGGCAAGATTGCCTAAATCAAGTCTCTTCTTTCCAACCGGATTGCATCATCATTGATTTAGTGATGCCCGTAATGGATGGGTTTGAAGCCATGCGCCGAATCAGAAAAATACCCGAGGTAAAAAATGTGGTAGCAATCGGTACCTCAGCTAGTATTTTTTCGGATCAAGAAAAGTCTTGTCTCAATATTGGTTGTAATGATTTTCTGCTTAAACCCATTCGAGATGAGCAACTTTTAAGTTGCTTAAGAAACCATTTAGATTTAGAATGGATATATGAGGAGCAAGCAGTTGAACATCCTGAATCCAGTCTGTTCCCTGCTTCTATCCCCCCTCAATTGAGTGAAGCGATCGCCCCCTCTCCGGATGAATTAGCTATTTTATTCGATTTGGCGATGAAGGGCGAATTGGTCACGATTCAAGAGCGAGTGGAACGCTTGGTAGATGGGGATCGGCGTTATGCACCGTTTGCTAATCAGGTGATTCACTTGGCTAAAACCTTTGCCGAAGAGGAATTACTAGCTTGTGTTCAAGGGTATATGGAGGCAGGACAATGA
- a CDS encoding hybrid sensor histidine kinase/response regulator, with protein MSDRSLELGTILIVDDMPTNLGSVVEFLSESGFKIWVARSGKSALKKVEYSQPDLILLDVLMPEMDGFETCQHLKQNSVTRDIPVIFMTALDDTENKVKGFNAGAVDYITKPIQHEEVLARVKTHLSIRHLTQNLETEIVERDRARAQLECLAQELEQRVEQRTKALVETNNRLNQEINERKQAQIALQESENRERQKALQLERSLLQLQQMQSQLIQIEKMSALGQLVAGVAHEINNPVNFIYGNLTYAHNYTQDLIEIVDLYQQHYPVPIPEIEEAIESTELPFLKEDLPKILDSMQVGAERIREIVLSLRHFSRHEGFEMKPVNLHQGLDSTLMILNNRLKAKPERPEIEVIREYDSHLPEVECYGGELNQVFMNILANAIDAMDEWNDGRTFAEMKAHPTRIIIRTEVTGKNQVTIRISDNGPGMSEAVRGCIFNPFFTTKPPGKGTGIGLSITWQIVVEKHKGNLRCTSSPNQGTIFEVEVPISHQVGLLSLSA; from the coding sequence ATGAGCGATCGCAGTTTGGAGTTAGGGACCATTTTAATTGTCGATGATATGCCGACCAATTTAGGGTCAGTGGTCGAGTTTTTGAGCGAATCAGGGTTTAAAATATGGGTCGCTCGCAGCGGAAAAAGTGCCTTAAAAAAAGTCGAGTATTCTCAACCGGACTTAATCCTGTTAGATGTACTCATGCCCGAAATGGATGGCTTTGAAACCTGCCAACATTTAAAACAAAATTCCGTTACCCGAGATATTCCCGTAATTTTTATGACGGCCCTAGATGATACAGAAAATAAAGTCAAAGGGTTTAATGCCGGTGCAGTAGACTATATTACGAAGCCGATTCAACATGAAGAAGTCTTAGCGCGGGTCAAGACTCATTTGAGCATCCGCCATCTCACGCAAAACCTGGAAACGGAAATTGTCGAACGCGATCGCGCCCGGGCTCAACTCGAATGCCTCGCCCAAGAGTTGGAACAGCGGGTGGAACAACGAACCAAGGCATTGGTGGAAACCAACAATCGCCTCAACCAGGAAATTAACGAACGCAAACAAGCCCAAATCGCCTTACAGGAATCGGAAAACCGAGAGCGACAGAAGGCATTGCAACTCGAACGTTCCCTGTTGCAACTCCAGCAAATGCAAAGCCAACTGATTCAAATTGAAAAAATGTCCGCTTTAGGACAATTAGTCGCTGGGGTCGCTCATGAAATTAACAATCCCGTTAATTTCATTTATGGCAACCTCACTTATGCTCATAACTATACTCAAGACCTGATCGAAATAGTCGATCTGTATCAACAGCATTACCCGGTACCGATTCCTGAGATAGAAGAAGCGATCGAATCTACGGAGTTACCCTTTCTCAAGGAAGATTTACCAAAGATTTTAGACTCCATGCAAGTGGGGGCCGAGCGCATTCGGGAAATTGTCTTATCCTTAAGGCATTTTTCTCGTCATGAGGGATTTGAAATGAAGCCGGTTAATTTGCATCAAGGACTTGATAGTACCTTGATGATTTTAAATAACCGCTTAAAAGCTAAACCAGAGCGCCCAGAAATTGAAGTGATCCGCGAGTATGATTCCCATTTACCGGAAGTGGAATGCTATGGCGGCGAACTTAATCAAGTGTTTATGAATATTCTCGCCAATGCGATCGATGCGATGGATGAGTGGAACGACGGGAGAACCTTCGCTGAAATGAAAGCGCATCCCACCCGAATTATAATTCGCACGGAAGTCACCGGGAAAAATCAGGTCACCATCCGCATTTCCGATAATGGACCCGGAATGTCTGAAGCGGTGAGAGGCTGTATCTTCAATCCCTTTTTTACGACCAAACCTCCGGGAAAAGGTACTGGCATCGGACTCTCTATTACTTGGCAAATTGTGGTAGAAAAACACAAGGGAAATCTGCGTTGTACCTCCTCCCCCAATCAAGGCACTATCTTTGAAGTGGAAGTTCCCATTTCCCATCAAGTTGGGTTGTTATCTCTGTCTGCTTAG